GCTCCGACGGTAATTGTTCGTCAGGTGGCATCCGAGTCCGCCGAAAACCCCGCATGAAACGTACCCCCCGAGTGGGGGTAGACGAAATGTTTCACTCTCGGTTACCTGAATGACACGAGTCGCCGATAGCCTCCCCCATATGAGGGACAACATCACACCTATTACCAAGGCCGTCATTCCTGCCGCAGGACTCGGCACTCGCTTCCTGCCCGCGACAAAGGCCATGCCGAAGGAGATGCTGCCTGTCGTGGACAAGCCGGCCATCCAATACGTGGTCGAAGAGGCAGCGGCATCCGGGCTGGAAGACATCCTGATGATCATCGGCCGCAACAAGAACGCCCTCGCGAACCACTTCGACCGGGTGACCGAGCTTGAGATCGCTCTGCAGAAGAAGGGCGACCAGACCAAGCTGGATCGAGTGAACCACTCCAACTCGCTCGCCGACATCCACTTCGTGCGCCAGGGCGACCCGCTCGGTCTCGGCCACGCGGTGCTGCGGGCGCGCAAGCACATCGGCAACGAGGCGTTCGCGGTGCTGCTCGGCGACGACCTGATCGATGAGCGCGACGATCTGCTCTCGACCATGATCACGGAGAGCGAGCAGCGCGGGACCACGGTCATCGCGCTCATGGAGGTGCCGGCCGAGTCGATTCACCTGTACGGCTGCGCGGCGGTCGAGGAGACCGACAACCCTGACGTTGTGAAGATCACCGGGCTGGTTGAAAAGCCCTCGGTGGAGGACGCCCCCTCGAACCTGGCCATCATCGGCCGTTACGTGCTGCGCCCCGAGATCTTCGACGTGCTCGAGGTCACCGAACCCGGCAAG
The Diaminobutyricimonas sp. LJ205 genome window above contains:
- the galU gene encoding UTP--glucose-1-phosphate uridylyltransferase GalU yields the protein MRDNITPITKAVIPAAGLGTRFLPATKAMPKEMLPVVDKPAIQYVVEEAAASGLEDILMIIGRNKNALANHFDRVTELEIALQKKGDQTKLDRVNHSNSLADIHFVRQGDPLGLGHAVLRARKHIGNEAFAVLLGDDLIDERDDLLSTMITESEQRGTTVIALMEVPAESIHLYGCAAVEETDNPDVVKITGLVEKPSVEDAPSNLAIIGRYVLRPEIFDVLEVTEPGKGGEIQLTDALQTLAADKNSDGVYGVVFKGRRYDTGDRLDYIKSIVQLALAREDLGAQLAPWVRHLAAGMPEQPLAEDEKKAFEEIVG